One segment of Brassica napus cultivar Da-Ae chromosome C3, Da-Ae, whole genome shotgun sequence DNA contains the following:
- the LOC125583742 gene encoding probable E3 ubiquitin-protein ligase ATL44, with protein MTRPARFLETAATPPQPSEQMLAPESDMVVILSALLCALICVAGLAAVVRCAWLRQFTTGENSPSANKGLKKKALQSLPRSTFTAAESTSGTAAEDGGDSTECAICLSDFADGEEIRVLPLCGHSFHVECIDKWLVSRSSCPSCRRILRPVRCDRCGHASTAGSQLKDHQHHQHSSQLTSSIPTFLP; from the coding sequence ATGACTCGACCGGCAAGATTCCTCGAGACGGCGGCGACGCCACCACAACCGTCGGAGCAGATGCTTGCGCCCGAATCCGACATGGTTGTGATCTTGTCGGCTCTTCTCTGCGCTCTCATATGCGTGGCTGGCCTTGCCGCCGTCGTACGCTGCGCTTGGCTCCGGCAATTTACTACCGGAGAAAATTCTCCGTCGGCAAACAAAGGCCTGAAAAAGAAAGCTCTCCAGTCTCTCCCAAGATCCACTTTCACCGCGGCGGAATCAACCTCCGGCACCGCCGCCGAAGACGGTGGAGATTCGACTGAATGTGCGATTTGTCTCAGTGATTTCGCCGACGGCGAAGAGATCAGAGTGCTTCCTCTCTGTGGCCATTCCTTCCACGTGGAGTGTATTGACAAATGGCTTGTCTCTAGGTCTTCGTGTCCTTCTTGTCGCCGGATTCTTAGGCCGGTGAGATGTGACCGGTGCGGTCACGCTTCCACGGCGGGGAGTCAATTGAAAGATCATCAACATCACCAACACTCGTCGCAGCTCACTTCCTCTATTCCTACTTTTCTTCCTTAA